Proteins encoded within one genomic window of Flavobacterium gilvum:
- a CDS encoding xylulokinase, whose amino-acid sequence MYYIGYDIGSSSVKVALVDAATGEKIIALHEPADEMEIIAFHKDWAEQDPEVWWEYVCTATKRAIKEANIDASKISGIGISYQMHGLVVVDKEGTALRNAIIWCDSRAVAIGDKAFEEIGAEKCATHLLNSPGNFTASKLKWVKDNEPEIYKNIYKYMLPGDFIAFKLTGKIASTRNSLSEGILWDYKENKVADFLLDHYGIDRSLTPDLVDNFTNQGELNDKASKETGLPVGIPVAYRAGDQANNALSLNIFKPGEVAATGGTSGVLYAVTDKLKSKETSRVNSFVHVNYTNENPIVGKLLCINGAGIQYRWLRNHTGLDSYESMNAKASEVPVGSDGLLVIPFGNGAERMLNNKNVGTHFLNLNLNKHTHGHLYRAALEGIAFSFVYGMEIMKNDNTEIKVIRAGNDNLFRSEIFSNTVATLIGHEIEIYNTTGSVGAARAAGLLDGDFDKFGENITKNDHVMTYKPLNNAAHYLEAYNNWKKELETILKNN is encoded by the coding sequence ATGTATTATATAGGATATGATATCGGAAGTTCATCGGTCAAAGTCGCTTTGGTTGATGCCGCCACGGGAGAAAAAATTATAGCCTTGCACGAACCAGCCGATGAAATGGAAATAATTGCTTTTCATAAAGATTGGGCAGAGCAGGATCCAGAAGTTTGGTGGGAATACGTTTGCACCGCCACTAAGCGCGCAATCAAAGAAGCCAATATTGATGCTTCTAAAATTTCGGGTATCGGAATTTCGTATCAAATGCATGGTTTGGTCGTGGTTGACAAAGAAGGTACCGCTTTGCGGAATGCCATAATTTGGTGTGACAGTAGAGCAGTTGCTATTGGTGACAAAGCTTTTGAGGAAATTGGAGCCGAAAAATGTGCTACTCATTTATTGAATTCTCCGGGGAATTTCACTGCTTCCAAATTGAAATGGGTAAAAGACAATGAACCCGAAATTTATAAAAACATCTATAAATATATGTTGCCGGGTGATTTCATTGCCTTTAAACTTACTGGCAAAATAGCATCTACCCGAAATAGTTTATCTGAAGGAATTCTTTGGGATTATAAAGAAAATAAGGTTGCTGATTTTCTATTGGATCACTACGGAATAGATCGTTCATTAACGCCTGATTTGGTGGATAATTTTACCAATCAAGGAGAATTAAATGATAAAGCATCCAAAGAAACAGGACTTCCGGTGGGGATACCTGTTGCGTATCGTGCAGGAGACCAGGCTAATAATGCATTGTCTTTGAATATTTTCAAACCAGGTGAAGTAGCTGCAACTGGCGGAACATCAGGAGTTTTGTATGCCGTTACCGATAAGTTGAAATCAAAAGAGACTTCAAGAGTAAATAGTTTTGTACATGTTAATTATACCAATGAAAATCCTATCGTTGGAAAGTTGTTGTGCATCAACGGAGCTGGAATTCAATACAGATGGCTGCGCAATCATACTGGGCTTGATTCGTATGAAAGTATGAACGCCAAAGCTAGTGAAGTTCCTGTGGGATCAGACGGATTGTTGGTAATTCCTTTTGGAAATGGAGCAGAACGTATGCTTAATAATAAGAACGTGGGAACTCACTTTTTGAATTTGAATTTAAACAAACACACTCACGGACATTTGTACAGAGCGGCATTGGAAGGAATTGCATTTTCTTTTGTTTACGGTATGGAAATCATGAAAAATGACAATACCGAAATCAAGGTAATCCGAGCTGGAAATGACAATTTATTCCGTTCCGAAATTTTTTCGAATACAGTCGCAACATTAATTGGTCACGAAATAGAAATATACAACACGACTGGTTCGGTTGGAGCGGCAAGAGCTGCCGGACTTTTGGATGGTGATTTTGATAAATTCGGTGAGAATATTACAAAAAATGACCATGTAATGACGTACAAGCCATTGAATAATGCAGCGCATTACCTCGAAGCATACAATAATTGGAAAAAAGAATTAGAAACGATATTAAAAAACAACTAA
- the xylA gene encoding xylose isomerase: MAILGNKEYYKGIGEIKFEGKESDNPLAFKYYNPDQIVAGKTMREHFKFAVAYWHTFCGQGSDPFGPGTQNFPWDHPTDAIAAAKEKADAAFEFITKMGFGYYCFHDYDLVREGATFAESESRLATITDYLKEKQAASGVKLLWGTANCFSNPRYMNGAATNPDFNVVARAGGQVKLALDATIALGGENYVFWGGREGYMTLLNTDMGRELDHMGQFLAKARDYARAQGFKGNFFIEPKPMEPSKHQYDFDCATAIGFLHQYGLEKDFKMNIEVNHATLAQHTFQHEMEVAAKAGMLGSLDANRGDYQNGWDTDQFPNNIQEVTEAMLVFLKAGGLQGGGVNFDAKIRRNSTDMEDVFLAHIGGADTFARALLTADKIITSSPYEKLRTQRYSSFDSGNGKAFEEGKLGLTELYKIAQENGELNLQSGKQELFENIINQYV; the protein is encoded by the coding sequence ATGGCAATTTTAGGAAACAAAGAATATTACAAAGGAATTGGAGAAATCAAGTTTGAAGGAAAAGAATCGGATAATCCGTTAGCATTCAAATATTATAATCCAGATCAAATCGTAGCAGGAAAAACTATGCGTGAGCATTTTAAATTTGCAGTTGCTTACTGGCATACTTTCTGCGGTCAAGGTTCTGATCCATTCGGGCCTGGAACACAAAATTTCCCTTGGGATCACCCAACTGATGCTATCGCTGCCGCAAAAGAAAAAGCAGATGCAGCATTCGAATTTATTACCAAAATGGGATTTGGTTACTACTGTTTTCACGATTATGACTTGGTTCGTGAAGGAGCTACTTTTGCAGAATCAGAAAGCAGATTGGCTACCATTACCGACTATTTGAAAGAAAAACAAGCAGCTTCTGGAGTAAAATTACTTTGGGGAACTGCAAACTGTTTCTCAAACCCACGTTATATGAATGGTGCGGCTACCAATCCAGATTTTAATGTTGTGGCTAGAGCAGGAGGGCAGGTAAAACTGGCTTTGGACGCTACGATTGCATTAGGTGGTGAAAACTATGTATTCTGGGGAGGTCGTGAAGGTTATATGACTTTGTTGAATACTGATATGGGAAGAGAATTAGACCACATGGGGCAATTTTTGGCAAAAGCCAGAGATTATGCAAGAGCGCAAGGTTTCAAAGGAAATTTCTTCATCGAGCCAAAACCAATGGAGCCATCAAAACACCAATACGATTTTGACTGTGCTACTGCAATCGGATTTTTGCATCAGTATGGCTTAGAGAAAGATTTCAAAATGAATATCGAGGTGAACCACGCTACATTGGCACAACACACTTTCCAACACGAAATGGAAGTAGCTGCAAAAGCTGGAATGTTAGGAAGCTTGGATGCTAATAGAGGTGATTATCAAAACGGATGGGATACTGACCAATTCCCAAATAATATTCAGGAAGTTACAGAAGCGATGTTGGTTTTCCTAAAAGCTGGTGGATTGCAAGGTGGTGGAGTTAACTTTGATGCCAAAATCAGAAGAAACTCAACTGATATGGAAGATGTATTCCTAGCTCACATTGGAGGTGCTGATACATTTGCAAGAGCTTTGTTGACTGCCGACAAAATCATAACTTCTTCTCCTTATGAAAAATTAAGAACACAACGTTATAGTTCTTTTGATTCTGGAAACGGAAAAGCGTTTGAAGAAGGAAAATTAGGTTTGACTGAGTTGTATAAAATTGCCCAAGAAAATGGCGAATTGAATTTGCAAAGTGGTAAACAAGAACTTTTCGAAAACATAATTAACCAATACGTTTAA
- a CDS encoding LacI family DNA-binding transcriptional regulator produces MNNRITLKKIAAEFNVTIATVSKALNDSHEISVKTKEKIQAFAKKHNYKPNKIALSLLNKKTKTLGVIIPNIMNSFFTEVFVGIEEKATELGYNLISCISNESFDKEVNTVELLKNGTIDGFLVSLAEETQINKNFNHFKEAINEGVPLVLFDRVTDEIKCDKVIVNDFEGARHATEHLIKTGCKKIALVSVIDNLSVGKLRVEGYKQALLDHEMPINEKIIVRLNKKEDLETSMKIVLSDKAIDGLLCLEESSAIQSLELIKSMNYKIPEEMSIICFTNGKLPQHVTPTITTISQHGKYIGEIATKMLVDRLESKSELEFTTKVIKTSLIERGTTIPLK; encoded by the coding sequence ATGAACAATAGAATTACATTAAAAAAAATTGCTGCCGAGTTTAATGTAACTATTGCGACCGTTTCAAAGGCTTTGAATGACAGCCATGAAATAAGCGTTAAAACCAAAGAAAAAATACAGGCATTTGCAAAAAAACACAACTACAAACCCAATAAAATAGCACTTAGCTTACTGAACAAAAAAACCAAAACTTTGGGGGTGATTATTCCCAATATCATGAATAGTTTTTTTACCGAAGTTTTTGTCGGTATTGAAGAAAAAGCAACCGAATTGGGTTACAATTTGATTTCCTGTATTTCTAATGAATCCTTTGACAAAGAAGTAAATACGGTAGAATTATTAAAAAACGGCACCATAGATGGATTTCTCGTTTCCTTAGCCGAAGAAACTCAAATCAACAAAAACTTCAATCATTTTAAAGAGGCTATAAACGAAGGGGTACCTCTAGTGTTATTCGACAGAGTTACCGATGAAATCAAATGTGACAAAGTAATTGTAAACGACTTTGAAGGTGCCCGTCACGCTACGGAACACCTCATCAAAACGGGTTGCAAAAAAATTGCATTAGTCTCTGTTATCGACAATTTAAGCGTTGGAAAATTACGCGTTGAAGGTTACAAACAGGCCCTTCTTGACCACGAAATGCCCATCAACGAAAAAATCATCGTTCGCTTAAACAAAAAAGAAGACTTGGAAACTTCGATGAAAATTGTCTTGTCCGACAAAGCCATAGATGGTTTATTATGTTTGGAAGAAAGTTCGGCGATTCAATCTTTGGAACTGATTAAATCAATGAATTATAAAATTCCCGAGGAAATGTCCATTATTTGTTTTACCAATGGAAAATTACCTCAACATGTGACTCCCACTATAACAACCATCAGCCAACACGGCAAATATATTGGGGAAATAGCAACAAAAATGCTCGTAGATCGCTTGGAAAGTAAATCGGAATTAGAATTCACGACCAAAGTCATAAAAACAAGTCTGATAGAACGAGGAACTACAATTCCCTTAAAATAG
- a CDS encoding MCP four helix bundle domain-containing protein produces the protein MKQQNSTTNKTKAAIVFLIVMIIILLSNFYRLQNSKKANEDINTLFNDRLIVTDYIFQYANDLHNIKALAIQNSLNDAQKKAAIATLVNHIHTIDKLYLKTSLTPKEKNFFVSFLASSTTIEINSKNFNWPQVTQSSDQAIKTLKLLSRIQINEGKIKLDHSNSIHRENTTWGELQTALLVVLGAAALYLLIAKRKKIKVKIPESPSMN, from the coding sequence ATGAAACAACAAAATAGCACCACTAATAAGACAAAAGCTGCAATTGTTTTTCTAATTGTTATGATTATTATTTTATTAAGCAATTTTTACAGACTGCAGAATTCAAAAAAAGCAAACGAAGATATTAATACCCTATTCAATGACCGGCTGATAGTCACAGATTATATCTTTCAATATGCCAATGATCTGCATAATATAAAAGCATTGGCAATTCAAAATAGTCTTAATGATGCCCAAAAAAAAGCTGCAATTGCAACTTTGGTAAATCATATTCACACAATTGATAAATTATATCTGAAAACATCTTTGACTCCAAAGGAAAAAAATTTCTTTGTCTCATTTTTGGCTTCTTCCACGACTATCGAAATCAATTCAAAAAACTTTAATTGGCCACAAGTAACGCAGTCCAGCGATCAGGCAATTAAAACACTCAAACTGCTATCTCGAATCCAGATTAATGAAGGAAAAATAAAACTGGATCATTCAAATTCCATTCATAGGGAGAATACAACTTGGGGCGAACTTCAAACCGCACTGTTGGTTGTTTTGGGTGCGGCTGCTTTATATTTGCTAATCGCCAAAAGAAAAAAGATAAAAGTTAAAATTCCGGAATCCCCAAGTATGAATTAA